Proteins from one Arthrobacter sp. Soc17.1.1.1 genomic window:
- a CDS encoding PAC2 family protein, translating to MDSFEENQPNGIQDLFQDAGEPERRTTILLAAFEGWNDAGEAASDALKYMGRFFGSERISTIDADEFYDFQFTRPMIKRNSTGQRRIKWPNTRISKTVVPDSNVDLILVNGVEPSYKWRAYTAELVALAKELSVDCIVLVGALLADVPHSRPIPVTVTSDDDLVRESLDVEPSTYEGPIGIVGVLAEMGLLADIPTMSLWAAVPHYVGQSPSPKAQLALLNKLEEILQITVDTHVLTEESEAWERGVDELATEDPEVAAYVRQLEEAKDTVDLPEASGESIAREFERYLKKRRREQ from the coding sequence GTGGACAGCTTCGAAGAGAACCAGCCGAACGGCATACAGGACCTTTTCCAGGATGCCGGCGAGCCCGAGCGGCGGACCACGATCCTGCTCGCCGCGTTCGAGGGCTGGAACGATGCCGGCGAGGCCGCCAGTGACGCGTTGAAGTACATGGGCCGGTTCTTCGGCAGCGAGCGGATCTCGACGATCGACGCCGACGAGTTCTACGACTTCCAGTTCACGCGCCCCATGATCAAGCGCAACTCCACGGGCCAGCGCCGGATCAAGTGGCCCAACACCCGCATCAGCAAGACGGTGGTCCCGGACTCCAACGTGGACCTGATCCTCGTCAACGGCGTGGAGCCGTCGTACAAGTGGCGTGCGTACACCGCCGAGCTGGTCGCGCTGGCCAAGGAGTTGAGCGTGGACTGCATCGTCCTGGTGGGTGCGCTGCTCGCGGATGTCCCGCATTCCCGTCCCATCCCGGTGACCGTGACCTCCGACGACGACCTCGTGCGCGAGAGCCTGGACGTGGAGCCCTCCACCTACGAGGGGCCGATCGGGATCGTGGGCGTCCTGGCGGAGATGGGGCTGCTCGCGGACATCCCCACGATGTCGCTCTGGGCGGCCGTCCCGCACTACGTGGGGCAGTCCCCCTCCCCCAAGGCGCAGCTCGCCCTGCTCAACAAGCTGGAGGAGATCCTGCAGATCACGGTGGACACCCACGTCCTGACGGAGGAATCCGAAGCCTGGGAACGCGGCGTCGACGAGCTCGCCACCGAGGACCCGGAGGTTGCCGCCTACGTGCGCCAGCTCGAGGAGGCGAAGGACACGGTGGACCTGCCGGAGGCGAGCGGCGAATCGATCGCGCGGGAGTTCGAGCGTTACCTGAAGAAGCGGCGCCGCGAGCAGTAG
- a CDS encoding tRNA (adenine-N1)-methyltransferase — MSTVPASPTPETPSTPHGAAARRGPFRAGERVQLTDEKGRMNTITLTPGGAFHTHKGFLQHDTLIGATEGTILENTTGQLYQALRPLLSDFVLSMPRGAAVVYPKDAGQIVTMADIYPGARVVEAGVGSGALSISLLRAVGDAGSLHSFERREEFADIARGNVETIFGGPHPAWQITLGDFQEQVLEHEEPGTVDRVVLDMLAPWECLDAVATVLAAGGVWISYVATVTQLSRTAEAIRADGRFTEPEGWESMVRGWHLEGLAVRPDHRMVAHTGFLITTRRLAPGATGFTPKRRPSKTGFSEEDLNAWTPQAVGERDVSDKRLRRVARDAASTIQRGSLPPEEAQARRDAIADGGSVE; from the coding sequence ATGAGCACTGTCCCCGCATCCCCCACCCCCGAGACCCCGTCCACGCCGCACGGAGCGGCCGCCCGGCGCGGCCCGTTCCGCGCCGGCGAGCGGGTGCAGCTGACCGACGAGAAGGGCCGGATGAACACGATCACCCTCACGCCCGGCGGCGCGTTCCACACGCACAAGGGATTCCTGCAGCACGACACCCTCATCGGCGCCACCGAGGGCACCATCCTCGAGAACACCACCGGGCAGCTCTACCAGGCGCTGCGGCCCCTCCTGTCCGACTTCGTGCTGTCCATGCCGCGCGGCGCGGCCGTGGTGTACCCGAAGGACGCCGGGCAGATCGTGACCATGGCCGACATCTATCCCGGAGCGCGCGTCGTCGAAGCCGGCGTCGGCTCCGGCGCCCTGTCCATCTCGCTCCTGCGTGCCGTCGGCGACGCCGGCTCCCTCCACTCCTTCGAGCGGCGTGAGGAGTTCGCGGACATCGCGCGCGGCAACGTGGAGACGATCTTCGGCGGACCCCACCCGGCCTGGCAGATCACGCTCGGCGATTTCCAGGAGCAGGTGCTGGAGCACGAGGAACCGGGCACCGTGGACCGGGTGGTGCTCGACATGCTGGCACCCTGGGAGTGCCTGGACGCCGTCGCCACCGTCCTCGCCGCCGGCGGCGTGTGGATCAGCTATGTGGCCACGGTCACGCAGCTCTCCCGGACGGCCGAGGCCATCCGCGCGGACGGGCGCTTCACCGAACCCGAGGGGTGGGAGTCCATGGTGCGCGGCTGGCACCTCGAGGGCCTCGCCGTCCGCCCCGACCACCGCATGGTCGCCCACACGGGCTTCCTCATCACCACGCGGAGGCTCGCCCCCGGCGCCACGGGGTTCACCCCGAAGCGCAGGCCGTCCAAGACCGGCTTCAGTGAGGAGGACCTCAACGCGTGGACGCCGCAGGCCGTCGGGGAGCGCGACGTGTCCGACAAGCGCCTCCGCCGGGTGGCCCGCGACGCGGCATCCACCATCCAGCGCGGGTCCCTGCCCCCGGAAGAGGCCCAGGCCCGGCGCGACGCGATCGCCGACGGCGGTTCCGTCGAGTAG
- a CDS encoding dihydrofolate reductase family protein — protein MSRLVVSVLTSLDGYFQGPEGDLGVMPFEDAFNTHNLELLRSAGTLVYGSTWFTENWDFWSEVAADPSADAREHDIARFVTTLPSIVISDSMAAEPDAPWARSTRIIPRASAPAELARLKEEGGGGGDLVMFGSATTWNPLLERGLVDELIVLVGAALLGTGNKLYAGPRTGLRLADARILPGSELVRIRYLTTG, from the coding sequence ATGAGCAGACTCGTGGTCTCGGTGCTGACATCGCTCGACGGCTACTTCCAGGGCCCCGAGGGTGACCTCGGTGTGATGCCCTTCGAGGACGCGTTCAACACGCACAACCTGGAGTTGCTGAGGAGCGCCGGGACCCTCGTGTACGGGAGTACCTGGTTCACGGAGAACTGGGATTTCTGGTCGGAGGTCGCGGCGGATCCGTCCGCGGACGCCCGGGAACACGACATCGCCCGCTTCGTCACCACGCTGCCCTCGATCGTCATCAGCGATTCGATGGCCGCGGAGCCGGACGCCCCCTGGGCGCGGTCCACCCGGATCATCCCCAGGGCCTCGGCGCCGGCGGAGCTCGCCCGCCTCAAGGAGGAAGGCGGCGGTGGCGGTGACCTGGTGATGTTCGGCAGCGCGACGACCTGGAACCCGCTGCTCGAGCGGGGGCTGGTCGACGAGCTGATCGTCCTGGTCGGCGCCGCACTGCTCGGGACCGGGAACAAGCTGTACGCCGGTCCCCGCACCGGCCTGCGACTGGCTGATGCACGCATCCTGCCGGGGTCGGAGCTCGTGAGGATCCGCTACCTCACCACCGGCTAG
- a CDS encoding aldo/keto reductase: MQRRNVGASGLTVSALGLGTMTWGQEVGEEAAREQLRLFTDAGGTLVETAARYGEGQAEAMLGGFIGDTVARSELVLVVQGGTTRSGSRRLDGSRRGLLDSLDASLSLLGTDHVDVWLAPSPDAAVPLEETLSALEVAYASGRARYVGVSNYAGWEFARAAATASFPLLVNDVEYSLLSRGAERDVLPAAAAFGAAILAWGPLGRGVLTGKYRGRIPSESRGASEVWAPYVEPYLTGKPQRITEALCTAARGLDLQPHELALRWLLHRPGVAAAIVGARTPQQLKEILQTGSAPVAEPIAEVLDEVSALL; encoded by the coding sequence ATGCAACGGCGAAACGTGGGAGCGAGCGGCCTGACGGTCTCGGCGCTGGGACTCGGGACCATGACCTGGGGGCAGGAGGTCGGCGAGGAGGCGGCCCGCGAGCAGCTCCGTCTCTTCACCGATGCCGGGGGCACGCTCGTGGAGACCGCGGCCCGCTACGGCGAGGGCCAGGCCGAGGCGATGCTGGGCGGATTCATCGGCGACACCGTGGCGCGGTCGGAGCTCGTGCTGGTGGTGCAGGGCGGCACCACGCGTTCGGGCAGCCGGCGCCTCGACGGCTCACGCCGGGGACTGCTGGACTCGCTCGACGCATCCCTCTCGCTGCTCGGCACGGACCACGTCGACGTGTGGCTCGCGCCGTCACCCGACGCGGCCGTTCCGCTGGAGGAGACCCTGAGCGCGCTCGAGGTCGCCTATGCCAGCGGCCGCGCACGCTACGTGGGCGTCTCCAACTACGCGGGCTGGGAGTTCGCGCGGGCGGCCGCGACGGCGTCGTTCCCGCTGCTGGTGAACGACGTCGAGTACTCCCTCCTCAGCCGTGGCGCCGAGCGCGACGTCCTGCCGGCCGCCGCGGCCTTCGGCGCGGCGATCCTGGCGTGGGGTCCGCTGGGCCGCGGCGTCCTCACCGGCAAGTACCGTGGCAGGATCCCGTCGGAGTCCCGCGGCGCGTCCGAGGTGTGGGCCCCCTACGTGGAGCCATACCTCACCGGGAAACCCCAGCGCATCACGGAGGCACTGTGCACGGCGGCCCGGGGGCTCGACCTGCAGCCGCACGAACTCGCGCTGCGCTGGCTGCTCCACCGGCCGGGCGTGGCCGCCGCGATCGTGGGCGCACGGACCCCCCAGCAACTCAAGGAGATCCTGCAGACGGGCAGCGCCCCCGTGGCGGAGCCCATCGCGGAGGTCCTGGACGAGGTCTCCGCCCTGCTCTGA
- a CDS encoding undecaprenyl-diphosphate phosphatase, giving the protein MHWIEAVILGFVQGLTEFLPISSSAHLRIVGELLPNAQDPGAAFTAITQLGTETAVVVFFWRDIVRIIRAWFGALAGRVPRNHPDVRMGWLVILGSVPIVLLGLLFQDQIESTFRSMWLVATMLIVFGLILAVADHVGRQTRDLQSLTYGHGILFGLAQALALVPGVSRSGGTITAGLLMGYTREAAARYSFLLAIPAVFGSGVYQLVKSYDEAGPYSLPETALATVVAFLVGFAIIGWFLRYVTTRGYGLFVWYRILLGLALYVLLGLGVISA; this is encoded by the coding sequence GTGCATTGGATAGAAGCAGTCATCCTGGGGTTCGTCCAGGGCCTCACCGAATTCCTGCCCATCTCCTCGAGTGCGCACCTGCGCATCGTCGGCGAGCTCCTGCCGAACGCGCAGGACCCGGGTGCGGCGTTCACGGCGATCACCCAGCTGGGCACGGAGACCGCCGTCGTCGTCTTCTTCTGGCGGGACATCGTCCGGATCATCAGGGCCTGGTTCGGCGCCCTCGCGGGCAGGGTCCCGCGGAACCACCCGGATGTCCGCATGGGCTGGCTGGTCATCCTCGGCAGCGTGCCGATCGTGCTGCTCGGGCTCCTCTTCCAGGACCAGATCGAGAGCACGTTCCGCAGCATGTGGCTCGTGGCGACGATGCTGATCGTGTTCGGGCTGATCCTCGCCGTCGCCGACCATGTGGGACGCCAGACGCGCGACCTCCAGAGCCTCACCTACGGGCACGGCATCCTGTTCGGACTGGCGCAGGCCCTGGCCCTCGTCCCGGGCGTGTCGCGGTCCGGCGGGACCATCACGGCCGGCCTGCTGATGGGATACACCCGTGAGGCGGCGGCCCGCTACTCGTTCCTCCTCGCCATCCCCGCCGTGTTCGGCAGCGGCGTATACCAGCTGGTGAAGAGCTACGACGAGGCAGGACCGTACTCCCTCCCGGAGACGGCCCTCGCCACGGTGGTCGCCTTCCTCGTCGGCTTCGCGATCATCGGCTGGTTCCTCCGGTACGTCACGACCCGCGGCTACGGACTGTTCGTCTGGTACCGCATCCTGCTCGGTCTCGCGCTCTACGTGCTCCTCGGACTCGGCGTCATCAGCGCCTGA
- the mshC gene encoding cysteine--1-D-myo-inosityl 2-amino-2-deoxy-alpha-D-glucopyranoside ligase: protein MIAWNSTPVPELDGTQSDITLFDTARQEPALLPGRPEQSLYVCGITPYDATHLGHAATYVAFDLLNRTWRDAGSAVHYVQNVTDVDDPLLERATATGVDWRDLAAGQIALFREDMEALNVLPPEQYVGAVEAIDWIVPVVEDLVARGLAYPVPGADGEPDGDVYFSLDACAALDEADEARWFLGQVSHLDGSTMLELSAERGGDPARPGKRNALDPLLWRSAREGEPSWPGGSLGDGRPGWHIECSVIAQRFLPSPFTVQGGGSDLVFPHHEMSASHAWAAAGTPLARHYAHAGMVGYDGGKMSKSRGNLVLVSVLRRAGVDPAAIRLAILAHHYRGDWSWTDGVLDSAVDRLATWRAAAGAATQDDVDAVRDRIRAHLADDLDAPSALAAVDALAAEIRHRSASGEPAEQPAEGGARRGLADVVDALLGVRL from the coding sequence GTGATTGCGTGGAACTCGACTCCTGTCCCAGAACTCGACGGCACCCAGTCGGACATCACCCTGTTCGACACCGCCCGCCAGGAGCCGGCACTCCTCCCCGGCCGACCCGAGCAGAGCCTCTACGTCTGCGGCATCACCCCCTACGACGCGACCCACCTCGGCCACGCGGCCACCTACGTGGCCTTCGACCTGCTGAACAGGACCTGGCGTGATGCCGGGTCCGCCGTGCACTACGTCCAGAACGTCACCGACGTCGACGACCCCCTCCTCGAACGTGCGACCGCCACCGGGGTGGACTGGCGCGACCTCGCCGCAGGGCAGATCGCCCTCTTCCGGGAGGACATGGAGGCACTGAACGTGCTGCCGCCGGAGCAGTACGTGGGAGCGGTGGAGGCGATCGACTGGATCGTGCCCGTCGTCGAGGACCTCGTGGCCCGAGGCCTCGCCTACCCCGTGCCCGGCGCGGACGGCGAGCCCGACGGTGACGTCTACTTCTCCCTGGACGCCTGCGCCGCGCTCGACGAGGCGGACGAGGCCCGCTGGTTCCTCGGCCAGGTCTCGCACCTGGACGGCAGCACGATGCTCGAACTCTCGGCGGAGCGCGGCGGCGACCCGGCCCGCCCCGGGAAGCGCAACGCCCTCGATCCGCTCCTCTGGCGGTCCGCCCGCGAGGGCGAGCCCAGCTGGCCCGGCGGGTCACTGGGCGACGGCAGGCCCGGCTGGCACATCGAGTGCTCGGTGATCGCCCAGCGCTTCCTCCCGTCCCCCTTCACGGTGCAGGGCGGCGGCTCCGACCTCGTGTTCCCCCACCACGAGATGAGTGCCTCCCACGCCTGGGCGGCCGCCGGCACCCCGCTCGCGCGGCACTACGCCCACGCCGGCATGGTGGGCTACGACGGCGGGAAGATGAGCAAGTCCCGCGGGAACCTCGTGCTCGTCTCCGTGCTCCGCCGCGCCGGCGTCGACCCCGCTGCCATCCGCCTCGCCATCCTCGCGCACCACTACCGCGGTGACTGGTCGTGGACCGACGGCGTGCTGGACAGCGCCGTCGACCGCCTCGCCACCTGGCGGGCGGCCGCCGGCGCGGCGACGCAGGACGACGTCGATGCCGTGCGCGACCGGATCCGGGCCCACCTGGCGGACGATCTCGACGCGCCGTCCGCCCTGGCCGCAGTGGATGCCCTGGCGGCGGAGATCCGTCACCGGTCAGCATCCGGGGAACCGGCGGAGCAGCCCGCCGAGGGGGGAGCGCGGCGCGGCCTGGCCGACGTCGTCGACGCGCTGCTCGGCGTCCGGCTCTAG
- a CDS encoding DUF5703 family protein, which produces MREHFLNASAVRKRDYGRQYEYLVLTVSAGEPLPAARKLLTEHAEYGKWELERSCIYMGGGRRYWLRRKVLRVERTA; this is translated from the coding sequence ATGCGAGAACATTTTCTGAATGCAAGCGCCGTCCGCAAGCGTGATTACGGGCGGCAGTACGAGTACCTCGTGCTCACCGTGAGCGCCGGAGAACCACTGCCCGCGGCCCGGAAACTATTGACCGAGCACGCAGAATACGGCAAGTGGGAACTAGAACGCAGCTGTATCTACATGGGCGGCGGCAGACGGTACTGGCTGCGGCGCAAGGTCCTCCGGGTCGAACGCACGGCGTAG
- a CDS encoding HAD family hydrolase: MANHPTGTVRTLSRTDPDGDGRAPEGNLRGLQGVLWDMDGTIVDTEPYWIRAEKDLVESYGGSWTTEQATALVGQALEYSAGRLQEAGVALGIRAIIEHLTERVAADVRAAVPWRPGARELLAALREEGIPCAMVTMSETLLATAVASRLPEGTFQHLVTGDRVSAGKPDPEAYQLGFDLLAADHPGLSKDRVVAVEDSLPGVTSALAAGLVTLAVPHFVPLPPDGRRTDWDTLAGHTPADLAALLPTRTGADAGTGTGHDAGHADLREGGGAAHE, from the coding sequence ATGGCCAACCACCCCACCGGCACCGTCCGCACCCTGTCCCGCACGGACCCCGACGGCGACGGCCGGGCCCCCGAGGGGAACCTCCGAGGCCTCCAGGGCGTGCTGTGGGACATGGACGGGACGATCGTCGACACCGAGCCGTACTGGATCAGGGCCGAGAAGGACCTCGTCGAGTCATACGGCGGGTCATGGACGACCGAGCAGGCCACGGCGCTCGTGGGCCAGGCGCTGGAGTACTCCGCAGGGCGCCTCCAGGAGGCAGGGGTGGCGCTGGGCATCCGCGCCATCATCGAGCACCTCACCGAGCGGGTGGCCGCGGACGTACGCGCCGCCGTCCCGTGGCGCCCGGGCGCCAGGGAGCTCCTGGCCGCGCTCCGCGAGGAGGGCATCCCCTGTGCGATGGTGACGATGTCGGAGACCCTGCTCGCCACGGCCGTCGCCTCCCGGCTCCCCGAGGGCACCTTCCAGCATCTCGTGACGGGTGACCGCGTGAGCGCCGGCAAGCCCGACCCCGAGGCGTACCAGCTCGGATTCGACCTGCTCGCCGCCGACCACCCGGGCCTGAGCAAGGACCGCGTGGTCGCCGTCGAGGACTCCCTGCCGGGCGTGACGTCCGCGCTCGCCGCGGGGCTCGTCACGCTCGCGGTCCCGCACTTCGTCCCCCTGCCCCCCGACGGCCGGCGCACGGACTGGGACACCCTGGCCGGCCACACGCCGGCCGATCTCGCGGCGCTCCTGCCCACCAGGACAGGGGCCGACGCCGGGACGGGCACCGGGCACGACGCCGGACACGCCGACCTGCGCGAGGGGGGAGGGGCGGCCCATGAGTGA
- a CDS encoding acyl-CoA dehydrogenase family protein: MTATTEAGRLLPADLLERFRARAAGYDAANTFFAEDFADLEEAGYLRILADTRPGDAGGMAGAAAAQRRLAAAAPATALGINMHLVWTAVAGLLADRGDASLESVLDEAGRGEVFAFGVSEPGNDAVLFDSLTRVDRLPDGGYSFTGTKVFTSLSPVWTRLGIFGKLHGRDGDDVILHAFVPRGTPGVEIVEDWDPLGMRATQSHTTRLSGVRVPADAVFRRVPVGPNADLLVFGIFAAFETLIAAVYLGIADRALDLSAQALGRRRSMVADRPLSDDPVLRNTLAAAAMQRTAAEAQLRGVVQDLDARVDEGPAWFSRLVTLKTHAVEAAVAATRTALHVGGGSGFAASSEVVRLHRDALAGQFHPSTEESARATVATALLGPPSA, encoded by the coding sequence ATGACGGCGACGACGGAAGCGGGCAGACTGCTGCCCGCGGACCTGCTGGAGCGCTTCCGGGCGCGGGCTGCCGGCTACGATGCGGCGAACACCTTCTTCGCGGAGGACTTCGCCGACCTCGAGGAGGCGGGCTACCTCCGCATCCTGGCGGACACGCGGCCGGGGGACGCAGGCGGCATGGCCGGGGCCGCGGCCGCCCAGCGCCGGCTCGCCGCGGCCGCTCCCGCGACGGCGCTCGGCATCAACATGCACCTGGTGTGGACGGCGGTCGCGGGCCTGCTCGCGGATCGTGGGGACGCGTCGCTGGAATCTGTCCTCGACGAGGCCGGGCGGGGCGAGGTGTTCGCCTTCGGTGTCTCGGAGCCGGGCAACGACGCCGTCCTGTTCGACTCGCTGACCCGCGTGGACCGCCTGCCCGACGGCGGGTACAGCTTCACCGGCACCAAGGTCTTCACCAGCCTGTCGCCGGTGTGGACCCGCCTCGGGATCTTCGGCAAGCTGCACGGGCGAGACGGCGACGACGTGATCCTCCATGCCTTCGTGCCCCGCGGGACGCCCGGCGTGGAGATCGTCGAGGACTGGGATCCGCTCGGCATGCGCGCCACGCAGTCCCACACGACGCGGCTCTCCGGCGTCCGCGTGCCGGCCGATGCGGTGTTCCGGCGTGTCCCGGTGGGACCGAATGCCGATCTCCTGGTGTTCGGGATCTTCGCGGCGTTCGAGACCCTCATCGCCGCGGTGTACCTCGGGATCGCGGACCGGGCACTCGATCTCTCGGCGCAGGCGCTCGGCCGACGGCGGAGCATGGTCGCGGACCGTCCGCTGTCCGACGATCCGGTCCTGCGGAACACGCTCGCGGCCGCAGCGATGCAGCGTACCGCGGCCGAGGCGCAGCTTCGCGGCGTGGTGCAGGATCTGGACGCCAGGGTCGATGAGGGGCCCGCCTGGTTCTCCCGCCTCGTGACCCTGAAGACCCACGCGGTGGAGGCAGCGGTCGCTGCGACGCGGACCGCGCTGCACGTGGGCGGGGGATCGGGTTTCGCGGCGTCGTCGGAAGTGGTGCGGCTGCACCGCGACGCCCTCGCCGGGCAGTTCCATCCCTCCACCGAGGAATCGGCGCGGGCCACGGTGGCCACGGCCCTCCTCGGGCCGCCCTCCGCCTGA
- a CDS encoding site-2 protease family protein: MSDAEQPVRSQPSPGLSLGRIAGIPVVLAWSWFVITLFIVVVFGPRVADAFPGIGAGAYGVALGYALLLAASVLLHELSHALTARAFGWPTTRIVLNLWGGHTQFASFNASPGRSLLVALAGPAANFVLAGIGWGALQAMAPGSVTYLLTTILVWANLLVALFNVLPGLPLDGGRLVESAVWKATGSQEKGTVAAGWAGRIIVILLLGVVIGIPLVRGLQPDLTVIVIAVVMGAFLWMGASAAIENARMRLRLPAISAGRLQQRAVGLPAGTTVAAARRLLRENPGAAVVVTGASGMPEAVVDETALLAVPEEAEGTTPVNAAARRLAAGAYVPEWAEGQELVQFLARLEGNEYAVINRQGAVTGLLHQRTVVHAITGKGTPGP; this comes from the coding sequence ATGAGTGACGCCGAGCAGCCGGTCCGGTCCCAGCCGAGCCCCGGCCTGTCCCTCGGCCGGATCGCCGGCATCCCCGTCGTCCTGGCCTGGTCCTGGTTCGTCATCACCCTCTTCATCGTCGTGGTGTTCGGACCCCGCGTCGCCGACGCCTTCCCGGGGATCGGGGCCGGCGCCTACGGCGTCGCCCTGGGCTACGCCCTGCTCCTCGCCGCCTCAGTGCTGCTCCACGAGCTCTCCCACGCCCTCACGGCGCGCGCCTTCGGGTGGCCCACCACGCGGATCGTGCTCAACCTCTGGGGCGGCCACACGCAGTTCGCCAGCTTCAACGCCTCACCCGGCCGGTCGCTCCTCGTGGCCCTCGCCGGCCCGGCGGCCAACTTCGTGCTCGCGGGGATCGGCTGGGGTGCCCTGCAGGCCATGGCCCCCGGGTCGGTCACCTACCTGCTGACCACGATCCTCGTCTGGGCGAACCTCCTGGTCGCCCTGTTCAACGTGCTGCCGGGCCTTCCGCTCGACGGCGGACGCCTCGTGGAGAGCGCCGTCTGGAAGGCGACCGGGAGCCAGGAGAAGGGGACCGTGGCGGCCGGCTGGGCCGGCCGCATCATCGTGATCCTCCTCCTCGGCGTCGTGATCGGCATCCCGCTGGTCCGCGGGCTGCAGCCCGACCTCACGGTCATCGTCATCGCCGTCGTCATGGGCGCCTTCCTCTGGATGGGTGCGTCGGCGGCCATCGAGAACGCCCGCATGCGCCTGCGCCTGCCCGCGATCAGCGCCGGACGGCTGCAGCAGCGCGCCGTCGGGCTGCCCGCGGGCACGACTGTCGCCGCCGCCCGCCGCCTGCTGCGCGAGAACCCCGGTGCCGCCGTCGTCGTCACTGGGGCCTCGGGCATGCCGGAGGCCGTCGTCGACGAAACCGCGCTGCTCGCCGTCCCGGAGGAGGCCGAAGGCACGACGCCGGTCAACGCCGCCGCGCGCCGCCTCGCCGCAGGCGCCTACGTGCCCGAATGGGCGGAGGGGCAGGAGCTCGTCCAGTTCCTCGCGCGGCTCGAGGGCAACGAGTACGCCGTCATCAACCGGCAGGGCGCCGTCACCGGACTCCTGCACCAGCGGACCGTCGTCCACGCCATCACCGGCAAGGGCACCCCCGGTCCCTGA
- a CDS encoding M20/M25/M40 family metallo-hydrolase: protein MGISPDDEVVRICQELIRIDTSNFGDNEGPGERRAAEYTAGLIDEVGLSTQLFESAPGRTSVVARMEGSDPSLPALVVHGHLDVVPAQKEDWTVDPFGGEEKDGLIWGRGAVDMKDMDAMILSVLRSMQRDGVKPQRDLIFGFFADEEAGGAYGASWLVDNKPEVFEGATEAISEVGGFSATIGGQRTYLLQTAEKGISWLRLVAHGRAGHGSQINTDNAVTALARAVTRIGEHSWPIELTPTTRQFLDGVTELTGVEFDPDNPDIILKELGTVARFVGATLQNTANPTVLKGGYKHNVIPGTAEALIDVRTLPGQQDQVLEIIRGLAGEGVDVSYEHKDTSLEVPFAGNLVDSMIDALQAEDPGAKVLPYTLSGGTDNKSLSRLGITGYGFAPLQLPDELDFTGMFHGVDERVPADSLRFGAKVLSRLLTTY, encoded by the coding sequence GTGGGCATCTCACCCGACGATGAAGTTGTCAGGATCTGCCAGGAACTGATCCGGATCGATACCTCGAACTTCGGGGACAACGAGGGCCCGGGGGAGCGCAGGGCCGCCGAGTACACGGCGGGCCTGATCGATGAGGTGGGGCTCTCCACGCAACTCTTCGAGTCCGCCCCGGGCCGCACGTCCGTCGTCGCACGCATGGAAGGCTCCGATCCGTCGCTGCCCGCACTCGTGGTCCACGGCCACCTCGACGTGGTGCCGGCGCAGAAGGAGGACTGGACGGTCGACCCGTTCGGCGGCGAGGAGAAGGACGGCCTCATCTGGGGCCGCGGCGCCGTCGACATGAAGGACATGGACGCCATGATCCTGTCCGTCCTGCGGTCCATGCAGCGGGACGGCGTCAAGCCGCAGCGCGACCTGATCTTCGGGTTCTTCGCCGACGAGGAGGCAGGCGGGGCGTACGGGGCGTCCTGGCTCGTCGACAACAAGCCGGAGGTGTTCGAGGGTGCCACGGAGGCCATCTCCGAGGTCGGCGGCTTCTCGGCGACCATCGGGGGGCAGCGGACATACCTCCTGCAGACCGCGGAGAAGGGCATCTCCTGGCTGCGCCTCGTCGCCCACGGCCGCGCGGGCCACGGATCCCAGATCAACACCGACAACGCAGTGACCGCACTGGCCCGCGCCGTCACCCGCATCGGCGAGCACTCCTGGCCCATCGAGCTCACGCCCACCACGCGCCAGTTCCTCGACGGCGTCACCGAGCTCACCGGCGTGGAGTTCGACCCGGACAACCCCGACATCATCCTCAAGGAACTGGGGACCGTGGCGCGCTTCGTCGGGGCGACCCTGCAGAACACCGCCAACCCGACCGTCCTCAAGGGCGGCTACAAGCACAACGTCATCCCCGGCACGGCCGAGGCGCTCATCGACGTGCGCACCCTGCCGGGCCAGCAGGACCAGGTCCTGGAGATCATCCGCGGGCTCGCCGGTGAGGGGGTGGACGTGAGCTACGAGCACAAGGACACCTCGCTCGAAGTGCCGTTCGCCGGCAACCTGGTCGACTCGATGATCGACGCCCTGCAGGCGGAGGACCCCGGGGCGAAGGTGCTGCCCTACACGCTCTCGGGCGGCACCGACAACAAGTCGCTGAGCCGCCTGGGCATCACCGGATACGGCTTCGCGCCCCTGCAGCTGCCCGACGAGCTCGACTTCACGGGCATGTTCCACGGCGTCGACGAACGCGTGCCGGCGGATTCCCTGCGCTTCGGCGCCAAGGTGCTCTCCCGACTGCTGACCACCTACTGA